In uncultured Fusobacterium sp., the following proteins share a genomic window:
- a CDS encoding chemotaxis protein, which yields MELYVDNKRIELKQKKYKSFGRAIHEITKQLSKDNKVPYQFYVNGQRLKDNSVVNIKDLKLIEVITKTEGEMLLDSILRAKEQIDMFFDIFDYEGEDPSTVARAKVEVSEVEIIERGIFLRWFYNLLLLMKASGDLDFIYSDFDEYITEFEHEMEEAEKAYDAQDYETFIEMLEFSIGDLLQDFYENVENYYADILDEENRKRLLN from the coding sequence ATGGAATTATATGTAGATAATAAAAGAATAGAGCTTAAACAAAAAAAGTATAAGAGTTTTGGAAGGGCCATTCATGAAATTACAAAACAATTAAGTAAAGATAATAAAGTCCCATATCAATTTTATGTAAATGGACAGAGATTAAAAGACAATTCAGTAGTAAATATTAAAGATCTAAAATTGATAGAAGTGATAACTAAAACAGAAGGAGAGATGTTACTAGATTCAATTTTAAGAGCTAAAGAACAGATAGATATGTTTTTTGACATTTTTGATTATGAAGGAGAAGATCCATCTACAGTAGCGAGAGCAAAAGTTGAAGTAAGTGAAGTGGAGATAATAGAAAGAGGAATATTTTTAAGATGGTTCTACAATCTATTGTTACTTATGAAAGCTAGTGGAGATTTGGATTTTATATATAGTGATTTTGATGAATATATAACTGAATTTGAGCACGAAATGGAAGAAGCTGAAAAAGCTTATGATGCTCAAGATTATGAAACATTTATTGAAATGTTAGAATTTTCTATTGGGGATCTACTTCAAGACTTTTATGAAAATGTTGAAAATTACTATGCTGATATACTAGATGAAGAAAATCGTAAAAGATTGCTCAATTAA